A stretch of Pseudoprevotella muciniphila DNA encodes these proteins:
- a CDS encoding IS1380 family transposase, whose product MAKVQIKSEKITAFGGIFFVLDKFDSILSSVIDSHLGLRSTLIGYQYSEIIRAIFYVFCCGGDCMEDLNLYLKDVLTERPHTRVPSADTVLRGIEELATENISYTAEKTGNVYDFNTAEKLNQLLIKLLLATGQLTEGGAYDVDFDHQFLEADKYDSKRTYKGFDGYSPGVFTIGGLIAYLENRDGNCNVRFKQAETHRRFFEMMRSFGIHVRSFRADCGSYSEDIVKVVMEHTEKFYIRAERYAGLYEKVKRQTGWTTVEIGFQHYDVQSFPFESFEDVKHCRLVVQRQRKQKGEQLDLFDGEYTYRCILTNDWDMTDEEIILHYNKRGSAEQVFDRQNNDFGWAHLPKSFMNQNTVFLLITAMAANFYRYIVALPLMAVLFGIKATDRVKSFLFRFIAVPAKWVKTARQYKLNIFSNKPYNLIWEHG is encoded by the coding sequence ATGGCAAAAGTACAAATAAAATCTGAGAAAATCACCGCTTTTGGCGGAATATTTTTCGTTTTGGACAAATTCGACTCTATTCTGTCCTCTGTGATAGACTCACACTTAGGACTTCGCAGCACTCTGATTGGCTATCAGTACAGCGAGATCATACGTGCCATCTTCTACGTGTTCTGCTGCGGTGGTGACTGTATGGAAGACCTCAACCTGTATCTGAAGGACGTTCTTACCGAGCGTCCGCATACCCGCGTCCCAAGCGCGGACACTGTGCTGCGTGGCATAGAGGAACTGGCAACGGAGAACATATCGTATACAGCGGAAAAGACCGGCAACGTCTATGACTTCAACACGGCGGAGAAACTCAACCAGCTGCTCATCAAGTTGCTGCTGGCAACGGGACAGCTTACGGAGGGCGGAGCATACGACGTTGATTTCGACCACCAGTTCCTTGAGGCGGACAAGTATGACAGCAAGCGGACCTACAAGGGCTTTGACGGCTACAGCCCCGGCGTGTTCACCATCGGCGGGCTGATTGCCTATCTGGAGAATCGCGACGGCAACTGTAACGTGCGCTTCAAGCAGGCAGAGACTCACCGCCGTTTCTTCGAGATGATGAGGTCGTTTGGCATTCATGTCAGGAGTTTCCGTGCCGACTGCGGCTCCTATAGCGAGGACATCGTGAAAGTGGTCATGGAGCATACGGAAAAGTTCTACATCCGTGCCGAGCGATATGCAGGCCTGTACGAGAAAGTGAAGCGGCAGACGGGTTGGACCACCGTGGAGATTGGTTTCCAACACTATGATGTACAATCGTTCCCCTTCGAGAGTTTCGAGGACGTGAAGCACTGCCGTCTCGTCGTACAGCGGCAGCGTAAGCAGAAGGGCGAGCAGCTTGACCTCTTCGACGGCGAGTATACATACCGCTGCATACTGACCAACGACTGGGACATGACCGACGAGGAAATCATACTGCACTACAACAAGCGGGGCTCGGCAGAACAGGTCTTTGACCGCCAGAACAACGATTTCGGATGGGCACATCTGCCAAAGTCGTTCATGAACCAGAACACAGTATTCCTGCTTATTACAGCCATGGCAGCAAATTTCTACCGATACATCGTGGCTTTGCCCCTCATGGCTGTCCTCTTTGGAATCAAGGCCACAGACAGGGTCAAGAGTTTCCTGTTCAGATTCATCGCTGTGCCTGCCAAGTGGGTCAAGACGGCAAGACAGTATAAACTCAACATCTTCTCCAACAAACCATACAACCTAATTTGGGAGCACGGATAG
- the tet(Q) gene encoding tetracycline resistance ribosomal protection protein Tet(Q), which produces MNIINLGILAHIDAGKTSVTENLLFASGATEKCGRVDNGDTITDSMDIEKRRGITVRASTTSIIWNGVKCNIIDTPGHMDFIAEVERTFKMLDGAVLILSAKEGIQAQTKLLFSTLQKLQIPTIIFINKIDRAGVNLERLYMDIKTNLSQDVLFMQTVVDGSVYPVCSQTYIKEEYKEFVCNHDDDILERYLADSEISPADYWNTIIALVAKAKVYPVLHGSAMFNIGINELLDAISSFILPPASVSNRLSAYLYKIEHDPKGHKRSFLKIIDGSLRLRDVVRINDSEKFIKIKNLKTIYQGREINVDEVGANDIAIVEDIEDFRIGDYLGAKPCLIQGLSHQHPALKSSVRPNKPEERSKVISALNTLWIEDPSLSFSINSYSDELEISLYGLTQKEIIQTLLEERFSVKVHFDEIKTIYKERPIKKVNKIIQIEVPPNPYWATIGLTLEPLPLGAGLQIESDISYGYLNHSFQNAVFEGIRMSCQSGLHGWEVTDLKVTFTQAEYYSPVSTPADFRQLTPYVFRLALQQSGVDILEPMLCFELQIPQVASSKAITDLQKLMSEIEDISCNNECCHIKGKVPLNTSKDYASEVSSYTKGLGIFMVKPCGYQITKDGYSDNIRMNEKDKLLFMFQKSMSLK; this is translated from the coding sequence ATGAATATTATAAATTTAGGAATTCTTGCTCACATTGATGCAGGAAAAACTTCCGTAACCGAGAATCTGCTGTTTGCCAGTGGAGCAACGGAAAAGTGCGGCCGTGTGGATAATGGTGACACCATAACGGACTCTATGGATATAGAGAAACGTAGAGGAATTACTGTCCGGGCTTCTACGACATCTATTATCTGGAATGGAGTGAAATGCAATATCATTGACACTCCGGGACACATGGATTTTATTGCGGAAGTGGAGCGGACATTCAAAATGCTTGATGGAGCAGTCCTCATCTTATCCGCAAAGGAAGGCATACAAGCGCAGACAAAGTTGCTGTTCAGTACTTTACAAAAGCTGCAAATCCCGACAATTATATTTATCAATAAGATTGACCGTGCCGGTGTGAATTTGGAGCGTTTGTATATGGATATAAAAACAAATCTGTCGCAAGATGTCCTGTTTATGCAAACTGTTGTCGATGGATCGGTTTATCCGGTTTGCTCCCAAACATATATAAAGGAAGAATACAAAGAATTTGTATGCAACCATGACGACGATATATTAGAACGATATTTGGCGGATAGCGAAATTTCACCGGCTGATTATTGGAATACGATAATCGCTCTTGTGGCAAAAGCCAAAGTCTATCCGGTGCTACATGGATCAGCAATGTTCAATATCGGTATCAATGAGTTGTTGGACGCCATTTCTTCTTTTATACTTCCTCCGGCATCAGTCTCAAACAGACTTTCAGCTTATCTCTATAAGATAGAGCATGACCCCAAAGGGCATAAAAGAAGTTTTCTTAAAATAATTGACGGAAGTCTGAGACTTCGAGACGTTGTAAGAATCAACGATTCGGAAAAATTCATCAAGATTAAAAATCTAAAGACTATTTATCAGGGCAGAGAGATAAATGTTGATGAAGTGGGTGCCAATGATATCGCGATTGTAGAAGATATAGAAGATTTTCGAATCGGAGATTATTTAGGTGCTAAACCTTGTTTGATTCAAGGATTATCTCATCAGCATCCCGCTCTCAAATCCTCCGTCCGGCCAAATAAGCCCGAAGAGAGAAGCAAGGTGATATCCGCTCTGAATACATTGTGGATTGAAGACCCGTCTTTGTCCTTTTCCATAAACTCATATAGTGATGAATTGGAAATCTCGTTATATGGTTTGACCCAAAAGGAAATCATACAGACATTGCTGGAAGAACGATTTTCCGTAAAGGTCCATTTTGATGAGATCAAGACTATCTACAAAGAACGACCTATAAAAAAGGTCAATAAGATTATTCAGATCGAAGTACCACCCAACCCTTACTGGGCCACAATAGGGCTGACTCTTGAACCCTTACCGTTAGGGGCAGGGTTGCAAATCGAAAGTGACATCTCCTATGGTTATCTGAACCATTCTTTTCAAAATGCCGTTTTTGAAGGGATTCGTATGTCTTGCCAATCTGGTTTACATGGATGGGAAGTGACAGATCTGAAAGTAACTTTTACTCAAGCCGAGTATTATAGCCCGGTAAGTACACCTGCTGATTTCAGACAGCTGACCCCTTATGTCTTCAGGCTGGCTTTGCAACAGTCAGGTGTGGACATTCTCGAACCGATGCTCTGTTTTGAGTTGCAGATACCCCAAGTAGCGAGTTCCAAAGCTATTACAGATTTGCAAAAACTGATGTCTGAGATTGAAGACATCAGTTGTAATAATGAGTGCTGTCATATTAAAGGGAAAGTTCCATTAAATACAAGTAAAGACTATGCCTCAGAAGTAAGTTCGTACACTAAGGGCTTAGGCATTTTTATGGTTAAGCCATGTGGGTATCAAATAACAAAAGACGGTTATTCTGATAATATCCGCATGAACGAAAAAGATAAACTTTTATTCATGTTCCAAAAATCAATGTCATTAAAATAA